A DNA window from Cognatiyoonia koreensis contains the following coding sequences:
- the lnt gene encoding apolipoprotein N-acyltransferase, translating into MADTRVAFWAAAWWVRAIGLIGLGAVAGLGQAPIDWPLATVLALAILFWLLRTIPEDLRVWRAMWLFGLGYFAFTLRWIVEPFLVDVQTHGWMAPFALLAMAAGGGAFWSLAGGLAQHFAPRRPLVLGLSIAAAEVTRSLILSGFPWALLGHIWIDTSLAQIAAVGGPHLLTLITVLAAISLAHLTARHWDALIVPAMLVGLAFWLDPGPPPAPTALQKTVRLVQPNIPQNEKWDIARRDYHFERLLGYTSAGNVRPHLIVWPESSVTDLLEWAQPMLDQMSEAAEGVPLLAGVQRRSKDRIYHNSLFVLGRGGLIEGLYDKKHLVPFGEFIPGGELVGTLGLPGFASSQGFGFTAGTLGETINVPGVGIIRPLICYEGIFAEEITTDIRPKLMVLITNDAWFGAGPGPYQHLAQARLRAIEQGLPMVRVANTGVSAVIDARGRITARMELGEEGYLDAALPAAAISTPYVRFGDTPAIVAIFGLLALLFLRGRRVSD; encoded by the coding sequence GTGGCTGACACACGGGTCGCGTTCTGGGCTGCCGCATGGTGGGTACGTGCAATTGGGCTGATCGGGCTTGGCGCGGTCGCAGGGCTTGGACAGGCACCGATCGACTGGCCGCTTGCGACAGTTCTGGCGCTTGCAATCCTTTTCTGGCTCCTGCGCACCATTCCAGAAGACCTACGCGTTTGGCGGGCAATGTGGCTTTTCGGGCTTGGCTATTTTGCATTCACGCTTCGCTGGATCGTAGAACCGTTTCTGGTGGATGTGCAGACACACGGCTGGATGGCCCCCTTTGCCTTATTGGCGATGGCCGCGGGTGGCGGCGCGTTCTGGTCGCTGGCTGGTGGGCTGGCGCAGCACTTTGCACCACGCCGACCGCTTGTACTTGGCCTGTCCATCGCTGCGGCGGAAGTGACGCGGTCCTTGATCCTGTCTGGATTCCCATGGGCGTTGCTTGGCCATATCTGGATCGACACGTCTCTGGCCCAGATCGCTGCTGTGGGCGGGCCACATCTGCTGACGCTGATCACGGTGCTCGCGGCTATTTCCCTTGCCCACCTTACGGCCCGGCACTGGGATGCGCTGATCGTTCCGGCGATGCTGGTCGGCCTCGCGTTCTGGCTTGATCCCGGACCTCCGCCTGCGCCGACGGCGCTGCAAAAAACGGTACGACTGGTGCAGCCCAATATTCCGCAAAACGAAAAGTGGGACATCGCGCGGCGCGACTATCACTTCGAAAGGCTGCTGGGCTACACGTCCGCCGGTAACGTGCGCCCGCATCTGATCGTCTGGCCGGAATCATCCGTCACGGACTTGCTAGAGTGGGCGCAGCCCATGCTGGACCAGATGTCAGAGGCCGCGGAAGGCGTGCCGCTGCTTGCAGGTGTGCAGCGACGCAGCAAGGACCGCATTTATCACAACAGCCTTTTCGTTTTGGGGCGGGGGGGGCTGATCGAAGGCCTTTATGACAAAAAACACCTCGTGCCATTCGGCGAATTCATCCCCGGCGGCGAACTTGTCGGCACGCTTGGATTGCCGGGATTCGCATCGTCACAAGGGTTCGGTTTCACTGCCGGCACTTTGGGCGAAACGATCAACGTGCCGGGCGTGGGCATCATACGACCACTGATCTGTTACGAAGGCATTTTTGCAGAAGAAATCACAACGGACATCCGTCCAAAGTTGATGGTGCTCATCACCAATGACGCGTGGTTCGGTGCGGGCCCCGGTCCCTATCAACACTTGGCCCAGGCGCGCCTGCGCGCGATCGAGCAGGGACTTCCGATGGTGCGCGTAGCGAACACGGGTGTCAGCGCAGTCATAGATGCGCGTGGGCGGATCACGGCCCGTATGGAACTGGGCGAGGAAGGCTACCTCGACGCCGCTCTTCCGGCTGCTGCAATCAGCACGCCATATGTACGGTTCGGTGATACACCGGCCATTGTTGCGATATTCGGGCTTCTTGCGCTGCTTTTCCTGCGCGGGCGTCGCGTTTCCGATTGA
- a CDS encoding hemolysin family protein, whose amino-acid sequence MDDTTDGSSNAAQSAQEIDTDDTQKGFFGRLLEALSPAEDTLDDGRDGETASAVAAQTLGMLNLRRMRVEDVMIPKADIHAVPITIGKEELVQVFRENGLTRMPVYDGTLDTPIGFVNLKDFALRYGFNGDASAYDLNELVRHLIYVPPSMPLGILLQKMQTERTHMALVIDEYGGTDGLLTIEDLIEQVVGAIEDEHDVEEAKSWVLEGPGTYLAQAKTSLEEFESEVGMKLTEHAEIDEEEVDTLGGLVFMLSGRVPARGEVIPHPDGPEFEILDADPRRIKRLRVRMNADSRG is encoded by the coding sequence GCGCGCAGGAGATCGACACAGACGACACGCAGAAGGGCTTTTTCGGAAGGCTCCTCGAAGCGCTATCACCCGCAGAAGATACGCTAGACGACGGCCGTGACGGCGAAACAGCGTCCGCGGTTGCTGCGCAGACATTGGGAATGTTGAACCTGCGCCGCATGCGGGTCGAAGACGTGATGATCCCGAAAGCGGATATTCACGCGGTTCCCATTACCATCGGCAAAGAGGAACTTGTTCAGGTCTTCCGCGAAAACGGGCTGACCCGGATGCCGGTCTATGATGGCACGCTTGATACGCCGATCGGTTTTGTGAACCTCAAGGACTTTGCCTTGCGTTACGGGTTCAATGGGGATGCCTCAGCCTACGACCTGAATGAACTTGTGCGCCATCTGATCTATGTGCCCCCGTCAATGCCACTCGGCATTCTGCTGCAAAAGATGCAGACGGAACGCACGCATATGGCGCTTGTGATCGATGAATATGGCGGCACCGATGGGTTGTTGACCATCGAAGACCTTATTGAACAGGTCGTTGGCGCGATCGAAGATGAACATGATGTCGAAGAGGCCAAAAGCTGGGTACTCGAAGGACCGGGAACCTATCTGGCTCAGGCCAAGACCAGCCTTGAGGAATTTGAATCCGAAGTCGGCATGAAACTGACCGAACACGCAGAGATCGACGAGGAAGAAGTCGACACACTTGGCGGTCTGGTGTTCATGCTGTCCGGTCGGGTTCCTGCGCGTGGCGAAGTCATTCCGCACCCGGACGGGCCCGAATTCGAAATTCTCGATGCTGATCCGCGTCGGATCAAGCGGCTGCGCGTGCGCATGAACGCGGACAGCCGTGGCTGA
- the trmB gene encoding tRNA (guanosine(46)-N7)-methyltransferase TrmB produces MTQTKHPSGAPWRNFYGRFKGKGMRASQEAYLAEDLAALSPGPVTWEENPDRVALDTDALFGGKPVWLEIGFGGGEHLILMAAHNPDVGIIGCEPYINGVAMLLGKIRKADVSNLRVHPGDVRDLFDVLPDGCLQKVFLNYPDPWPKKRHHRRRFVTPEHLEPLHRVMATGAELRVATDIQDYVRQTLEEVPKAGFTWSAERPSDWRDPWVDWLSTRYEQKALREGRTPHYLTFHKA; encoded by the coding sequence ATGACACAGACGAAACATCCCTCCGGTGCGCCTTGGCGCAACTTCTATGGCCGCTTCAAGGGCAAAGGGATGCGCGCAAGTCAGGAAGCCTATCTGGCCGAAGACCTCGCGGCACTCTCGCCCGGCCCGGTCACTTGGGAAGAAAATCCCGATCGCGTCGCGCTTGACACCGATGCGCTGTTTGGCGGCAAACCGGTCTGGCTCGAAATCGGGTTTGGCGGTGGCGAACACTTGATCCTCATGGCGGCGCACAACCCCGACGTGGGGATCATCGGCTGCGAGCCCTACATCAACGGCGTCGCGATGCTGCTTGGCAAAATCCGCAAGGCCGATGTGTCAAATCTGCGCGTGCATCCGGGTGACGTGCGTGATCTGTTCGATGTGCTGCCGGATGGTTGCCTGCAAAAGGTGTTCCTGAACTACCCCGATCCATGGCCAAAGAAACGCCATCACAGGCGGCGCTTTGTGACACCCGAACACCTTGAACCGCTACACCGGGTCATGGCGACTGGAGCAGAATTGCGGGTCGCGACAGACATTCAGGATTACGTGCGCCAGACGCTGGAAGAGGTGCCGAAAGCCGGGTTCACATGGTCCGCCGAACGGCCTTCGGACTGGCGCGATCCTTGGGTCGACTGGCTGTCCACGCGCTATGAACAAAAAGCGCTGCGCGAAGGGCGCACGCCGCACTACCTGACGTTTCACAAAGCCTAG
- the metK gene encoding methionine adenosyltransferase yields MTRKDYIFTSESVSEGHPDKVCDRISDAVLDAFLTEEPEARVACETFATTNRVVIGGEVGLSDQSKLATFMDQIDGIARACIKDIGYEQKQFHHAHCEVTNLLHQQSAHIAQGVNASKDKEEGAGDQGIMFGYATTETDALMPAPIQYAHAVLRRLAEVRKSGQEPTLRPDAKSQISLRYANGIPVEATSIVLSTQHSDAGQTSADIRDIVEPYIREVLPEGFITANTEWWVNPTGTFVIGGPDGDAGLTGRKIIVDTYGGAAPHGGGAFSGKDPTKVDRSAAYAARYLAKNVVAAGMAERCTIQLSYAIGVAKPLSIYAETHGTGEVSPEAIEKAIGAVMDLTPRGIRERLGLNRPIYARTAAYGHFGRAPSDDGGFSWERTDLVEALRKEV; encoded by the coding sequence ATGACACGCAAAGACTACATCTTCACCTCGGAATCCGTTTCCGAGGGGCATCCCGACAAGGTCTGTGACCGTATTTCGGACGCTGTCCTTGATGCGTTTCTGACAGAAGAGCCCGAAGCCCGCGTAGCGTGTGAGACGTTTGCCACGACGAATCGGGTCGTGATCGGCGGCGAAGTCGGCCTGTCAGACCAGTCCAAACTTGCGACGTTCATGGATCAGATCGACGGGATCGCCCGCGCCTGCATCAAGGATATCGGTTACGAACAAAAACAGTTCCACCACGCCCATTGCGAGGTGACGAACCTCTTGCATCAGCAGTCCGCCCACATTGCCCAAGGCGTGAACGCCAGCAAGGACAAGGAAGAAGGTGCCGGCGATCAGGGCATCATGTTCGGGTATGCCACGACTGAAACCGATGCGCTGATGCCGGCACCGATCCAGTACGCACACGCCGTGTTGCGCCGCTTGGCGGAGGTGCGCAAATCCGGTCAGGAACCGACGCTGCGGCCTGACGCAAAAAGCCAGATATCTTTGCGCTACGCGAACGGCATCCCGGTCGAAGCCACTTCGATCGTGTTGTCGACGCAGCATTCCGACGCTGGTCAGACCAGCGCCGATATCCGCGATATCGTCGAACCCTACATCCGCGAAGTTCTGCCGGAGGGCTTTATCACCGCCAACACCGAATGGTGGGTCAACCCGACTGGTACTTTCGTCATCGGCGGCCCTGACGGCGATGCTGGTCTGACCGGTCGCAAGATCATCGTCGATACATACGGCGGTGCGGCACCACATGGGGGCGGTGCCTTTTCGGGCAAGGACCCGACAAAGGTCGACCGCTCTGCCGCTTATGCCGCACGATATCTGGCAAAGAACGTCGTAGCGGCGGGCATGGCCGAACGCTGCACGATCCAGCTGTCCTACGCGATTGGCGTAGCAAAACCGCTGTCGATTTATGCCGAAACCCACGGAACCGGTGAAGTCAGCCCCGAAGCGATTGAAAAGGCCATCGGCGCGGTCATGGACCTGACTCCGCGCGGCATCCGCGAACGGCTTGGCCTGAACCGTCCGATCTATGCACGCACAGCGGCCTACGGTCACTTCGGACGCGCACCGTCGGATGACGGCGGTTTTTCGTGGGAGCGGACGGATCTTGTCGAAGCACTTCGCAAAGAAGTCTAG